The genomic segment GCCATCGAGATGATGGCTGCTGTTTCTTCTCGGTACGACATGGATCGGTTCGGTGCAGGCGTGTTTCGTGGCTCGCCGCGGCAGTCAGATTTGATGATCGTTGCTGGAACCGTGTGCCGACGCATGGCGCCGGTCATTCGAAAGATTTATGACCAAATGCCGGAACCTAAATATGTGATTGCGATGGGTTCCTGCGCCACGTCCGGGAACATCTATGACAGTTACAGTGTCGTGCAGGGAGTTGATCGATTTGTTCCCGTTGATATTTATGTGCCTGGCTGCCCTCCGACGCCGGAGGCACTCTTGGACGGCATCCTGAAGCTGCAGGAGCGCATTATGCAAAAACGTGTGTTTGTAACTCAGCCAGAACAGGTTAGGGCCGGTCTGAAGGTCTGACGCATTGTATGCATCCATTGCTGCAACGAATTCAGCAGACGTTTACGGTTGGAGTCACTGGCTTGGCTGAGTGGCGAGGTGATGCGGCGGTGACCGTTACGCGAGACAAACTCCATGAAGTGGCTCAGTTTCTGCGCAACGATCCCGGGATGGATTTCGATTATATCGTCCATGTGAGTTCTGTGGATTGGCCCGACGATGAAGAGCGATTCGAAGTGGTGTGGGAGTTCTACTCGATTCGGAAGCGGCATCGCATCCGACTGAAGACGCGGGTGCCTGAATCGGATTGTGTTGTTGATTCCTTGACGGATCTTTGGAAGGGTGCCGATTTCATGGAACGTGAAGTCTTCGACATGATGGGTATCCGGTTTCGGAATCATCCTGATCTTCGACGGATTCTCATGCCGGATGACTATACCGAGGGCTATCCCTTGCGTAAGGATTTTCCACTTCGCGGCAAAGGCTGGCGAGACACGTTTGATTTTCTGGACGAACTTCCGCGATAGGACGCTCTCCCATCATGGCATTCGAAGATCAAAGAACCACTGTTTATAAGGTCAACCCGGAACACCCGGAAAGCGAGACGCTCCCGACCTTGCGAACCGAGGAGCTCTTGCTCAATATGGGGCCGCAACATCCCAGTACCCATGGGGTTCTCAAGGTAATCCTAGAGCTGGAAGGGGAACGGCTGGTGAAGTCCACGCCAGTGATGGGATATCTCCACCGGGGAGTAGAAAAGCTTGCCGAAGATGGCACGTATCATCAGTTCATTCCTCATACGGATCGACTCGACTATGTCTGCGCAATGTACAACAACTTTGCCTACTGCCGAGCCATCGAGAAACTTTTAAATTTACAGGTCCCAGAACGAGCGGAATATTTACGGACGATCGTTGCGGAAGTTCAGCGCATCATTGGACACCAATTTTGGCTGAGCGCCCAGGCGCTTGATATTGGAGCCATGTCCGTCTTTTTTTACTGTTTTCGAGATCGCGAAATCCTGCTTGATTGGTTCGACGAGCTATGTGGCGCTCGCCTCACAACGAGCTGGTACCGAATCGGTGGGGTTGAGCGGGATTTGACCCCGTCGTTGATCGACAAGCTCAAGCAGTTTCTCGACTATTTCCCGCCGAAGATCGATGAATATCAAGTGTTTCTTGAGAAAAACCGCATTTGGCTTGGGCGCACCAAAGGGGTCGCCGTGATTTCGGCAGAAGATGCGGTCAGTTTTGGGCTGAGTGGTCCAGTTCTCCGCGGATCTGGGGTGGACTACGACCTTCGCAAGTATGAGCCCTATAGCGCCTATCCAAAGTGTGAGTTCAGCGTGCCTGTCGGAAAAAACGGGGATACGTATGATCGTTACTGGATTCGGGTGATGGAGCTCTACGAGAGCGTCAAGATCATTCGGCAATGTCTGGAGCAGATGCAGGAGGGGCCTGTCATGGCGGATGTTCCAAGCGTGACGCTGCCGCCGAAAGAACGCGTCTTTACAAATCTAGAGGCGATGATCCAACAGTTCAAGCTCTTCTCGCAGGGGTTCGATGCTCCACCGGGCGAAGTCTACTGCGGTACAGAAGCGCACAAAGGGGAGCTGGGGTTTTACATCGTCAGTACGGGGGGTGGGAAGCCCTATCGACTCAAGATTCGAGCCCCTTCGTTCATTCACATGGGCGCCTTCGATCACATGTCCAGAGGGTATATGATCTCGGATGCCTGTACCATATTCGGGACCTACGATATCGTGATGGGCGAGTGTGACCGATAAACGTGACGCGTGAGATGTGCAAAGTGAAAGGTAAAATCAGGGTTTCGTTTGACGGTTCTCGTTTTTCCTTTCGCGGAGAAGAACCATGGGTTTGAAGCCAGCTACTAATCCAGACGTCGAAGCGGTAAAAATTGAATTGAACATCGACGGAAAATCCGTCACTGCGCAGGACGGCGTGTCGCTGTACGACGTCATCTCGATGACAGGCAAGATCATCCCGGCCATGTGTTACCACTACACATTTGACCCGTTCGGCTCTTGCGGGATGTGCCTCGTCATGCAAGAGGGGAAGAAAGCTCCTGTTCGGTCCTGTACTGCCAAGGCGGCGGCGGGAATGGTGATCCGTACTGAAGGCGAGGATCTCTTTCTCGCCCGGAAGAAAGCCGTCGAGAAACACCTGTCTGTGCATCCTCTCGACTGTCCAGTGTGTGATGCGGACGGCCATTGTGAACTTCAAGATATGGCCTTTCAGCATGGCGTGACGAATCTGGCCAGTGCCAAGCAGAAATTAATTCCTGAAGATACACGCAGTCCCGTGCTCGACTTCAACATGAATCGCTGCATCGCCTGTGCAGAATGCATCAATGTTTGCAAGGATGTGTTGATGATCGATGCCTTGCAGTTCATGAAGAAGGGTGGATTCAACCAGGTTGTGGCTAAGGGCGACCTCGCCCTCAATTGCGAATTCTGCGGAGATTGTTTAGCGGTCTGTCCGGTTGGCGCCATCACGAACAAGTTTTCCAAGTATCTGTATAAACCGTGGCAGATGAAGACGACGACGACGACCTGCAATTACTGCGGAGACGGTTGCCAGCTCCATCTGGAAACGAAAGATGAAGAGGTGGTCCGAGTCACTTCCCCATTATCTTGGAAGAACAAGTGGGGAGACCGATCGGAAACTGCCAAGGGACATGGTGGGCTCTGCGTACGTGGACGTTTTGGGTTCGAAAATTTGGATAGTAAGAGCCGCCTTACACAGCCTCTGGTCCGCGAAGGCGGTCAGTTGGTGCAGAAACCTTGGCTGGACACGATGCACCTGCTCGTAGACCGTTTGACCGAAATCAAACGCCAATACGGTGCTGATGCCATCGCAGGCCTCGTGACGGCCCGCTGTACGAATGAAGAGCTGTATCTGTTTCAGAAGCTCATGCGCACGGCTTTTGGTACCAACCAGCTTGATAGCAGCGCCCGCTACGGCCATATGAACTTTGTGCTCGCTTCCCAACATGCTGTCGGACTGGGGAGAACGCCAAATGATTGGGAAGATCTGACAAAAGCGAAAGCCATCATTTTGATCGGCTCCAATATTACCGAGACGAACCCGTTGACTGCTGTGCGAATCAAAGAAGCCATACGGGTCTACAAGGCTCAAGTGGTGACGCTCGACAGCGCCATCACGAATATGGGGAAGTTGGCATCGCATCCGTTTTTGATCAAGCCTGGGACGGAAGGGGCCGTGATCGATGGGTTAGTCAAGGCGACCATCGATCGGGACTTGGTTGATGAAGAGGCGGTTGGGAAACATCCCCAGGCGTTTGAAGCGCTTAAGAGTTCGGTGGCGGATGTTTCGTTGGAACGGCTCGCAACTCAGACCGGCGTTCCCGTAGAAGCCTTCCGAGAAATTGCGAGTATCTTTGCCGAATCGCCGAGGTCGATCATCCTGTGCGCGGAAGGGATCGTCAGGTGGGTCAATGGCTATCAGAACGTCTTAAAACTAATGGATCTCGCCTGGATCACCGGTAAGCTTGGTCAACCAGGTTGCGGTGTGAACACGGTGACGGAGGAGCCGAACGAACAAGGCGCCGTTGATATGGGCGTGGCTCCCGAGTTCTTCCCCGGGCAAGCTCGGTTTGACGATCCCGCAGCACGGGACCGGTTTGCCAGAGCATGGGAGGCGCCACTTCCTCCGACCGGATCGAGTGCCCACCTCGTTGAAATATTGAAGCGGTGTAAGAGCGGCCAGATTAAAGCGTTGTATGTACTCGGCGAAAATCCACTCGCGACCTTGCCGGCTTCAATGGAGGTGCGAGCTGCTCTCGATCGGCTGGAACTGCTGGTGGTGCAAGATCCTTTCTTAACCGACACGGCGAAGATGGCTCATTTCGCACTCCCAGCCTGTACCTACGCGGAAAAGGACGGGACCTTTACGAACCTTGAAGGTCGTGTGCTTCGCGTTCGTCAGGCGATGGATCCACTTGGAGAAAGCCTGCCGGACTGGCACATCATGACCGCCCTCGCCAACGCCATGGGGTGTCAATGGGAATACCAATCGGCCAACGATATTCAAGCCGAGATTATGAAGCTGCTGCCCGGATACTATAATCTTGGTCAACCACGAACCGTCACACCTGTTCCTGACCAATATTTGTCTACCGGCTATGAGACGGAGGTCAAGGCTCGTTATCGCCCGTCACCTGTATCAGGGGAACTCACACGGCCTTTTGCGCTGATGATGGGGCAGGTGCTGATGCATTCGGGAAAGATGTCGACGCAAGCATCGGGGCTTATCATGATCGCTCCGAACACCGGGAAGCTGCGGATGAACATACAAGATATGGAACGTCTTGGACTGCACGATGGGGTGAAGGTGCGTCTGATCTCGGATCGGGGCTCTCTTCAGCTTGGTGTACAGCCTGACCAGTCCATTGCGCCTGGCACGTGCTTTTTCCCGGAGCATTTTAACGAACCGCCAGTCAAGGATCTGATGACGGTGTCGGTTGATGCCACGACTGGTGTCCCGTCGTTCAAGCAGATCTGGGTGAGTATTGAACAGGTATAAGCGGATGTCTATCGGTTGCCCGTTCGTGGCGAGGAGTTTACGATGAGTGTCGTAGCCCTGACCAAAAAAATCCTTCAAGCCGCGCTCTTCTATGAGATTTGGGATGCGATGAAAGTCACGTTTCGACACATGCTTCATCGACCGATGACGTTTCAGTATCCACGGGAACAGCGCACGATTCCGGATGCGCATCGCGGTGCGCTTGGCTTGCTTCGATACGACGATGGGCATGAGCGGTGTGTCGGCTGCGATCTGTGCGAGGTTGCCTGTCCATCGCATTGTATCAAGGTGATTAGTGCGGAGGATACGACCCGTCCACTTCAGCGCTATGCCAGCGAATTCTATATCGATATCACGAAATGCGTTTTCTGCGGCTATTGTGTTGAGGCCTGTCCAGTCAATGCACTGGCAATGACCAAGATGTACGAATATTCAACCCACGACAAGCGCAGTCTGCTGTTCGACAAAAAGCGGTTGTACGATATTGGCGAACGCCACCTCGATGATGGAAAGAAATATTTGTATGCGCACAACCAAGAGAAAGATGTCGAGCAGAGCCGCGAGTACCGCTACTATTTCCCGCAGTCGGTACAGAAGTCGACCCAACCGCCGCCCAAACATCTGAGTTGAGCTGAACCTATGGTCGGAGTGTTTTTCACATATTTCGCATTGGTCAGTATTGCCGCTGGTGTTTTAACGGTGACCTTGCGGCACCCGGTGCATTGCGCGCTCTCCTTGCTTGTGCTGCTGATGCACGTCTCCGGCCTGTTCATCCTGCTGAACGCGGAGTTTCTGTGGGCTGTGCAAGTCATCGTCTACGTCGGAGCCATTCTGGTGCTGTATCTCTTTGTGTTGATGTTGATGAATCTCAAAACGGATGAACGGTATTTCCACCAATCAGCGTTGTATGTTCTGGGGCCTGCTGTCTTGGGGGCCAGCTACGTTCTATACAACCTCCTGAGGTCTCCATTTGATGGAGCGAAGGGGGACACGCCGGCCGCTGTTGTGTTGCAAGACGGGGATACCTACGCCGTGGGTATTAAGATGTTCAGCGACCATCTCTTGCAGTTTGAGATCGTCGGCATCTTTCTGCTTGGAGCTGTCATTGGAGCGATTGTTCTGGCCAAGACGCCGAAACAGCTCGATACGGAGAGAGAGCGATCATGATCCCGCTGTCTGCATATACAGCCGTCAGTGCCGTCCTTTTTATCATAGGGCTCATGGGTGTGCTTGTCAGACGGAACTTCATCATTGTGTTGCTGTCAGTTGAAATCATGATGAATGCGGCCAATATCAATCTCGTCGCCTTTTCACATTACTTGGAATCGATGGCAGGGCAACTTGTGGCCCTGTTCATCATTGCGATTGCGGCGGGCGAAGCGGCCGTCGGGTTGGCCATCATCATCGTTGTGTTCAGAGGCAAGATTTCCACGAATGTGGATGAAATGAACCTATTAAAGTGGTAGCAGAATGTGGATAATCACCTCCAACAGCGCAGTCGGTAGCTCGTAGCCCTCAACGTACTTTCAAGCGTACGCTTTAGGATCCGACTCCGTGAGCAATGGTTGGCTAGGTGAACATCCTCGGAATGGCACGAGACTGTGTCCGATTTGACTGATCTCCTCATTAAATTGATTCCAGTGTTTCCGCTGCTCGCGGTTCTGGTGAATGGACTGCTGGGATCCCGCTACTCTCACGACCTGGCCCATCGATTGGCGTGGGGGTCGGTTGGTCTCTCCTTTCTCTGTACGGTCGGCGTCTTCACCGACGTCATGCGGACAGGGGTTTCCCATGAAGTCATTGTCTATCAGTGGATCTTCGGGGGTGATCTCGCGATCAATTTAGCCTACCTGGTGGATCCCTTGACCTGCGCCTGGTTGCTGGTTGTCACTGGTGTGGGGTTCCTTATTCACGTCTATTCCGTCGGCTATATGCACGGCGAAGCTGGATTTACACGCTTCTTCACCTACATGAATCTCTTCATGGTCTCCATGCTGCTTCTTGTTATGGGGAACAACTATGTCGTGCTTTTTATCGGTTGGGAGGGTGTCGGGCTCTGTTCTTATCTTTTGATCGGTTACTACTATGACAAGGTTTCCGCCGCCAAAGCAGCCTCCAAGGCGTTCGTGGTCAACCGGATCGGCGACGCGGGATTTCTCGTCGCCATATTTCTTGTCTTTATCAACTTTAAGACTCTTGACTACACAAAGGTCTTCGCCCAGGTTGGGCAACTGTCTCCGGACATGGCCACTGCTATTGCCCTCTGTCTTCTCGTTGGTGCGATTGGGAAGTCCGCGCAGCTTCCCCTCCATACATGGCTGCCCGATGCAATGGAAGGCCCGACGCCGGTGAGCGCGTTGATCCATGCGGCGACGATGGTGACGGCCGGTGTCTACATGATCGTCCGTAATCACGCCATCTTCGATCTCTCGCCCTTCGCGATGTCGATGGTCGCGTTTGTCGGGGGAGGCACCGCGTTGTTTGCGGCCACCATCGGACTCGTCCAGACCGACATCAAGCGCGTCTTAGCCTATTCGACTGTCAGCCAGCTTGGATACATGTTCCTGGGTTGTGGAATCGGTGCCTATACGGCCTCGGTGTTTCATGTCATGACCCATGCGTTCTTCAAAGCGTTGTTGTTCTTGTCGGCAGGGTCGGTGATCCATGCCTTATCCGGGGAACAAGATATCCGGAAGATGGGTGGGCTGAGCAACCGAATTCCATGGACTCATCGCCTGTTTCTGATCGGCACCATTGCGATCGCCGGGCTTCCTCCCCTAGCGGGATTCTGGAGTAAAGACGAAATCATGGCGCATGCCTTCACCCATCACCACTATCTCCTGTATAGCATGGCGGCTGTCGGAGCCCTGATGACGTCTTTTTATATGTTCCGTCTGACTTATCTGACGTTCTATGGTGCGTCTCGGATGGATGCTCATACGGCCGAGCATGTGCACGAATCTCCGATGGTCATGGTCGCTCCCTTACTAGTCCTGGCCTTCCTCTCGATCGTGGGTGGATTGATCTTGGGGTTTCCACCAGAGCAAGGCTGGCTGCATGGATTTTTAGGACCGGTCGTCGGGGGTGGGGCTGAACATGAGGCCGGTGTCGGCATGGTGATTCTGCTGATGTGCATCGCGATCGTCATTGCGTTGCTCGGCTGGGGTCTCGCACATTTCCTGTATGCCGTGAGTCCGATGACTGCGGAAGGATGGGCGGAGAGATTTTCAGGAGCCTATCGGGTCTTATTGAACAAATACTACGTGGATGAACTCTACGACTTTCTTTTTGTTGAGCCGCTCAAGCGTCTGGGTGCAATGCTTGACTGGTTCGATCGTACCATCATAGACGGTATCGTGCGCGGGGTGGGACGGCTGACGGATTGGGGTGCCTCTGGCTCCACATGGATCGAGAAGCACATCGTGTATGCCGGGCTCAACGTGATCGGTTATGGCAATCACCTCGCGGCTCGCGAAGGGCGGAAGATGCAGAGTGGAATGGTCCATCATTATGCCGCCATCATTGTTGCAGGACTGTTCCTGTTAGTTCTTATTGTTCAACTATTTGCTCAGATGTAGGCGTTAACCGAGTTAGTTAGACGGTCTTTCATGCTCGAAGAACTCACAGCCGGATTCCCGATTCTGTCCTGTATTCTCTTCCTCCCAGTTGCCGGTGCGGTTGTGCTCTGGCTGTTCGACGAAGAGGACATGGTCAGGACCTCAGCCCTCACGATTGCGCTGGTTGAGCTTGCGCTCTCTGTATTTGTCCTGCTGCGTTTCGTTCCGGAATCGGCTGCCATGCAGTTTACGGAACGTGTTCCATGGATTCCGGCCTTAGGCATTAGCTATCACCTGGCAGTCGATGGAATCAGCGTATTGTTCGTGGGGCTCACGGCTTTTCTGACTGTTCTGGTGGTGGTGTACTCGTGGGATACGATCCGGCATCAAGTCAAGCTGTACATGATGTGCCTGTTAGCGCTCGAGACAACGACGATGGGCGTGTTCGTGTCATTGGATTTGATTTTGTTCTTCGTGTTCTGGGAGCTGATGCTGATTCCCAGCTACTTTCTGATCAAACTGTGGGGGGGAGGGGCCGAGCGTCACTATGCCGC from the Nitrospira sp. genome contains:
- a CDS encoding NADH-quinone oxidoreductase subunit B translates to MGLIHLGRHEKDAAPDVITGSLEKAVNWARKGSLWPMTFGLACCAIEMMAAVSSRYDMDRFGAGVFRGSPRQSDLMIVAGTVCRRMAPVIRKIYDQMPEPKYVIAMGSCATSGNIYDSYSVVQGVDRFVPVDIYVPGCPPTPEALLDGILKLQERIMQKRVFVTQPEQVRAGLKV
- a CDS encoding NADH-quinone oxidoreductase subunit C; protein product: MHPLLQRIQQTFTVGVTGLAEWRGDAAVTVTRDKLHEVAQFLRNDPGMDFDYIVHVSSVDWPDDEERFEVVWEFYSIRKRHRIRLKTRVPESDCVVDSLTDLWKGADFMEREVFDMMGIRFRNHPDLRRILMPDDYTEGYPLRKDFPLRGKGWRDTFDFLDELPR
- the nuoD gene encoding NADH dehydrogenase (quinone) subunit D, whose amino-acid sequence is MMAFEDQRTTVYKVNPEHPESETLPTLRTEELLLNMGPQHPSTHGVLKVILELEGERLVKSTPVMGYLHRGVEKLAEDGTYHQFIPHTDRLDYVCAMYNNFAYCRAIEKLLNLQVPERAEYLRTIVAEVQRIIGHQFWLSAQALDIGAMSVFFYCFRDREILLDWFDELCGARLTTSWYRIGGVERDLTPSLIDKLKQFLDYFPPKIDEYQVFLEKNRIWLGRTKGVAVISAEDAVSFGLSGPVLRGSGVDYDLRKYEPYSAYPKCEFSVPVGKNGDTYDRYWIRVMELYESVKIIRQCLEQMQEGPVMADVPSVTLPPKERVFTNLEAMIQQFKLFSQGFDAPPGEVYCGTEAHKGELGFYIVSTGGGKPYRLKIRAPSFIHMGAFDHMSRGYMISDACTIFGTYDIVMGECDR
- a CDS encoding 2Fe-2S iron-sulfur cluster binding domain-containing protein is translated as MGLKPATNPDVEAVKIELNIDGKSVTAQDGVSLYDVISMTGKIIPAMCYHYTFDPFGSCGMCLVMQEGKKAPVRSCTAKAAAGMVIRTEGEDLFLARKKAVEKHLSVHPLDCPVCDADGHCELQDMAFQHGVTNLASAKQKLIPEDTRSPVLDFNMNRCIACAECINVCKDVLMIDALQFMKKGGFNQVVAKGDLALNCEFCGDCLAVCPVGAITNKFSKYLYKPWQMKTTTTTCNYCGDGCQLHLETKDEEVVRVTSPLSWKNKWGDRSETAKGHGGLCVRGRFGFENLDSKSRLTQPLVREGGQLVQKPWLDTMHLLVDRLTEIKRQYGADAIAGLVTARCTNEELYLFQKLMRTAFGTNQLDSSARYGHMNFVLASQHAVGLGRTPNDWEDLTKAKAIILIGSNITETNPLTAVRIKEAIRVYKAQVVTLDSAITNMGKLASHPFLIKPGTEGAVIDGLVKATIDRDLVDEEAVGKHPQAFEALKSSVADVSLERLATQTGVPVEAFREIASIFAESPRSIILCAEGIVRWVNGYQNVLKLMDLAWITGKLGQPGCGVNTVTEEPNEQGAVDMGVAPEFFPGQARFDDPAARDRFARAWEAPLPPTGSSAHLVEILKRCKSGQIKALYVLGENPLATLPASMEVRAALDRLELLVVQDPFLTDTAKMAHFALPACTYAEKDGTFTNLEGRVLRVRQAMDPLGESLPDWHIMTALANAMGCQWEYQSANDIQAEIMKLLPGYYNLGQPRTVTPVPDQYLSTGYETEVKARYRPSPVSGELTRPFALMMGQVLMHSGKMSTQASGLIMIAPNTGKLRMNIQDMERLGLHDGVKVRLISDRGSLQLGVQPDQSIAPGTCFFPEHFNEPPVKDLMTVSVDATTGVPSFKQIWVSIEQV
- the nuoI gene encoding NADH-quinone oxidoreductase subunit NuoI; this encodes MSVVALTKKILQAALFYEIWDAMKVTFRHMLHRPMTFQYPREQRTIPDAHRGALGLLRYDDGHERCVGCDLCEVACPSHCIKVISAEDTTRPLQRYASEFYIDITKCVFCGYCVEACPVNALAMTKMYEYSTHDKRSLLFDKKRLYDIGERHLDDGKKYLYAHNQEKDVEQSREYRYYFPQSVQKSTQPPPKHLS
- a CDS encoding NADH-quinone oxidoreductase subunit J — protein: MVGVFFTYFALVSIAAGVLTVTLRHPVHCALSLLVLLMHVSGLFILLNAEFLWAVQVIVYVGAILVLYLFVLMLMNLKTDERYFHQSALYVLGPAVLGASYVLYNLLRSPFDGAKGDTPAAVVLQDGDTYAVGIKMFSDHLLQFEIVGIFLLGAVIGAIVLAKTPKQLDTERERS
- the nuoK gene encoding NADH-quinone oxidoreductase subunit NuoK, with translation MIPLSAYTAVSAVLFIIGLMGVLVRRNFIIVLLSVEIMMNAANINLVAFSHYLESMAGQLVALFIIAIAAGEAAVGLAIIIVVFRGKISTNVDEMNLLKW
- the nuoL gene encoding NADH-quinone oxidoreductase subunit L; the protein is MSDLTDLLIKLIPVFPLLAVLVNGLLGSRYSHDLAHRLAWGSVGLSFLCTVGVFTDVMRTGVSHEVIVYQWIFGGDLAINLAYLVDPLTCAWLLVVTGVGFLIHVYSVGYMHGEAGFTRFFTYMNLFMVSMLLLVMGNNYVVLFIGWEGVGLCSYLLIGYYYDKVSAAKAASKAFVVNRIGDAGFLVAIFLVFINFKTLDYTKVFAQVGQLSPDMATAIALCLLVGAIGKSAQLPLHTWLPDAMEGPTPVSALIHAATMVTAGVYMIVRNHAIFDLSPFAMSMVAFVGGGTALFAATIGLVQTDIKRVLAYSTVSQLGYMFLGCGIGAYTASVFHVMTHAFFKALLFLSAGSVIHALSGEQDIRKMGGLSNRIPWTHRLFLIGTIAIAGLPPLAGFWSKDEIMAHAFTHHHYLLYSMAAVGALMTSFYMFRLTYLTFYGASRMDAHTAEHVHESPMVMVAPLLVLAFLSIVGGLILGFPPEQGWLHGFLGPVVGGGAEHEAGVGMVILLMCIAIVIALLGWGLAHFLYAVSPMTAEGWAERFSGAYRVLLNKYYVDELYDFLFVEPLKRLGAMLDWFDRTIIDGIVRGVGRLTDWGASGSTWIEKHIVYAGLNVIGYGNHLAAREGRKMQSGMVHHYAAIIVAGLFLLVLIVQLFAQM